A window of the Gossypium hirsutum isolate 1008001.06 chromosome A03, Gossypium_hirsutum_v2.1, whole genome shotgun sequence genome harbors these coding sequences:
- the LOC107886471 gene encoding ranBP2-type zinc finger protein At1g67325 isoform X1, translated as MSQVDNRNSSAAKRARTDGSRREDDWTCPSCGNANFSFRTTCNMRNCTQPRPAVHNSKSAGKPLQVPQSYSSSAPYVGSGAPSSMYLSVPPYGSSLFNGSSIPPYEAPFSGGSAYHYNYGSRLSGGSPFRPLHMPSGPPPYSSGPMIGNGGMYGVPPLMDRYGLRLPMAPPPMGPRPGFFPDDKLQKKDTTRDDDWTCPKCGNINFSFRTVCNMRKCNTPKPGSQTPKSDKSSKQKMPEGSWKCEKCSNINYPFRTKCNRQNCGAEKPAESKKSPSPTANENDQ; from the exons ATGTCTCAG GTTGATAATAGAAACTCTTCTGCAGCGAAGCGAGCTAGAACCGATG GTAGTCGTAGGGAAGATGATTGGACATGCCCTAGTTGCGGGAATGCCAATTTTTCATTTAGAACTACTTGCAATATGCGCAATTGCACTCAACCCAGGCCAGCTGTTCATAACTCA AAATCTGCAGGCAAGCCTCTCCAGGTGCCACAGAGTTATTCATCGTCTGCTCCATATGTAGGTTCTGGAGCACCATCTTCTATGTATCTCAGTGTACCACCTTATGGTTCTTCCCTCTTCAATGGTTCCTCTATTCCTCCATATGAAGCACCTTTTTCTGGAGGATCGGCTTATCATTACAATTATGGCAGTCGTCTTTCTGGTGGCAGTCCCTTTCGGCCGCTCCATATGCCTTCTGGACCACCCCCTTATTCTAGTGGGCCTATGATAGGGAATG GTGGAATGTATGGTGTGCCCCCTTTGATGGACCGGTATGGCTTGAGGTTGCCCATGGCCCCTCCTCCAATG GGACCAAGGCCAGGATTTTTTCCGGATGATAAATTACAGAAAAAAG ATACTACTCGTGATGATGATTGGACATGCCCAAAATGTGGGAATATTAACTTCTCTTTCAGAACTGTCTGTAACATGCGGAAATGCAATACGCCTAAGCCCGGATCTCAG ACTCCAAAATCTGATAAAAGTTCAA AACAAAAGATGCCAGAAGGAAGTTGGAAGTGTGAGAAATGTAGCAATATTAACTATCCTTTTAGGACGAAGTGCAACAGACAAAATTGTGGGGCTGAGAAACCAGCTGAATCAAAGAAGTCACCCTCACCAACAGCGAATGAAAATGATCAG TGA
- the LOC107886471 gene encoding ranBP2-type zinc finger protein At1g67325 isoform X2: MSQVDNRNSSAAKRARTDGSRREDDWTCPSCGNANFSFRTTCNMRNCTQPRPAVHNSKSAGKPLQVPQSYSSSAPYVGSGAPSSMYLSVPPYGSSLFNGSSIPPYEAPFSGGSAYHYNYGSRLSGGSPFRPLHMPSGPPPYSSGPMIGNGIGGMYGVPPLMDRYGLRLPMAPPPMGPRPGFFPDDKLQKKDTTRDDDWTCPKCGNINFSFRTVCNMRKCNTPKPGSQTPKSDKSSKQKMPEGSWKCEKCSNINYPFRTKCNRQNCGAEKPAESKKSPSPTANENDQ, encoded by the exons ATGTCTCAG GTTGATAATAGAAACTCTTCTGCAGCGAAGCGAGCTAGAACCGATG GTAGTCGTAGGGAAGATGATTGGACATGCCCTAGTTGCGGGAATGCCAATTTTTCATTTAGAACTACTTGCAATATGCGCAATTGCACTCAACCCAGGCCAGCTGTTCATAACTCA AAATCTGCAGGCAAGCCTCTCCAGGTGCCACAGAGTTATTCATCGTCTGCTCCATATGTAGGTTCTGGAGCACCATCTTCTATGTATCTCAGTGTACCACCTTATGGTTCTTCCCTCTTCAATGGTTCCTCTATTCCTCCATATGAAGCACCTTTTTCTGGAGGATCGGCTTATCATTACAATTATGGCAGTCGTCTTTCTGGTGGCAGTCCCTTTCGGCCGCTCCATATGCCTTCTGGACCACCCCCTTATTCTAGTGGGCCTATGATAGGGAATGGTATTG GTGGAATGTATGGTGTGCCCCCTTTGATGGACCGGTATGGCTTGAGGTTGCCCATGGCCCCTCCTCCAATG GGACCAAGGCCAGGATTTTTTCCGGATGATAAATTACAGAAAAAAG ATACTACTCGTGATGATGATTGGACATGCCCAAAATGTGGGAATATTAACTTCTCTTTCAGAACTGTCTGTAACATGCGGAAATGCAATACGCCTAAGCCCGGATCTCAG ACTCCAAAATCTGATAAAAGTTCAA AACAAAAGATGCCAGAAGGAAGTTGGAAGTGTGAGAAATGTAGCAATATTAACTATCCTTTTAGGACGAAGTGCAACAGACAAAATTGTGGGGCTGAGAAACCAGCTGAATCAAAGAAGTCACCCTCACCAACAGCGAATGAAAATGATCAG TGA